One region of Vallitalea okinawensis genomic DNA includes:
- a CDS encoding NAD(P)H-dependent oxidoreductase subunit E encodes MLTIYVCIGSACHLKGSYDVINGFQEQVKAQKLDGSISINAAFCLGHCTEAVSVKIDDEIHSVTPDIVEDFFNKEVLRRLD; translated from the coding sequence ATGTTAACAATCTATGTGTGCATCGGCAGTGCATGTCATTTAAAAGGTTCTTACGATGTGATTAATGGTTTTCAGGAGCAAGTTAAAGCCCAAAAACTTGATGGCTCCATATCCATCAATGCCGCCTTTTGCTTAGGTCATTGCACAGAAGCAGTTTCAGTCAAAATAGATGATGAGATTCATTCTGTTACACCAGATATCGTTGAAGACTTTTTTAATAAAGAAGTATTAAGGAGACTGGACTAA
- a CDS encoding [Fe-Fe] hydrogenase large subunit C-terminal domain-containing protein, with translation MQIMDFSSANCKNCYKCIQNCHVKAIKLIDNQATIMKDRCIACGQCFVVCPQNARNVVSDLDVIQSMRKKKKLIASIAPSYLAIYDNPQTLINSLKALGFSHIEETAIGAETVSQQYASYMKEHKLDNYITSCCPAITTMIEVYYPELLQYLLPIESPMAIHSKMLRKKYGEDAFITFIGPCIAKKKEAFYYKQIGTLDAVLTFEEVENWIQQENVVVTEESREKASNHLSVGQSYPMEEGIIVGLQDCINSLGYETLSVSGLEGCKSVFSSLCKGEINGTFIEANACIGSCIGGPALPKSAKGSSIFVRQLNLTRRKSKNPLTLSNSVQTYQRPFSSKPIAKTEISEDEIQRVLHSMGKYSKADELNCGACGYDTCIEKARAVFEGMSHPEMCIHFMREKAESLTNTIFEHSPNIIFLLDKDLNIIHLNPAAKKIFMTSTTIQGQPISRLLNGEDFKLVKSTKEHIIGKKVSYLKYGLVCIENIIYLEEQNSYLVILHNLTEQVKRDDELAKLKKNTLSAAQNVIDKQMRVAQEIAGLLGETTAETKITLMKLQQIVIGEEGDIK, from the coding sequence ATGCAGATCATGGACTTTTCATCAGCTAACTGTAAAAACTGCTATAAGTGCATACAAAATTGCCATGTTAAAGCTATCAAGTTAATCGACAATCAAGCCACCATTATGAAAGATCGCTGTATCGCTTGCGGGCAATGCTTTGTAGTTTGTCCACAGAATGCACGAAATGTGGTATCTGATTTAGATGTTATTCAAAGCATGCGTAAAAAGAAAAAATTGATTGCCTCAATAGCGCCGTCCTACTTAGCTATTTATGACAACCCACAAACATTAATAAATAGCTTAAAGGCACTAGGATTTTCCCATATCGAAGAAACAGCTATTGGTGCAGAAACGGTCAGTCAACAATATGCATCATACATGAAAGAACATAAACTTGATAACTACATAACATCGTGTTGCCCTGCTATTACTACAATGATTGAAGTTTATTATCCGGAACTCTTGCAATATTTACTGCCCATTGAATCGCCAATGGCAATTCACAGTAAAATGTTAAGAAAAAAATATGGTGAAGATGCTTTCATCACATTTATTGGTCCTTGTATTGCAAAGAAAAAAGAAGCATTCTATTATAAACAGATCGGTACTTTGGATGCTGTTCTCACATTTGAAGAAGTTGAAAATTGGATTCAACAAGAAAATGTGGTGGTTACGGAAGAATCAAGAGAAAAGGCAAGCAATCATCTATCAGTTGGACAATCTTACCCCATGGAAGAAGGTATCATTGTCGGACTTCAGGATTGTATTAATAGCTTAGGTTATGAAACATTATCTGTTTCTGGCTTAGAAGGGTGTAAATCTGTTTTCAGTTCTCTATGCAAAGGTGAGATCAACGGTACCTTCATAGAGGCTAACGCATGTATAGGAAGTTGTATAGGCGGACCGGCACTTCCTAAGTCTGCAAAAGGATCATCAATCTTTGTACGTCAATTGAACCTAACTCGCAGAAAAAGTAAAAACCCACTTACTCTTTCTAACAGTGTTCAGACCTATCAGCGTCCTTTTAGTAGCAAACCTATTGCGAAAACAGAGATATCTGAAGATGAAATTCAGAGAGTACTTCACTCCATGGGTAAATACAGCAAGGCTGATGAGCTAAATTGTGGAGCGTGCGGATACGATACCTGTATCGAAAAAGCCCGTGCTGTATTTGAAGGCATGTCACATCCGGAAATGTGCATCCATTTCATGCGAGAGAAAGCTGAGAGTTTAACGAATACTATTTTTGAACATTCTCCAAATATTATCTTTTTGCTTGATAAGGATTTAAATATTATTCACTTAAACCCAGCTGCTAAAAAGATTTTTATGACTTCTACTACTATCCAAGGACAACCCATAAGCAGGCTCCTTAATGGGGAAGATTTTAAACTAGTAAAGTCAACTAAAGAACACATAATAGGGAAAAAAGTCTCATACTTGAAATACGGTTTAGTCTGTATTGAAAACATTATTTATCTTGAAGAGCAAAATAGTTATTTAGTGATCCTTCATAACTTAACTGAGCAAGTCAAACGGGATGATGAGCTGGCTAAGTTAAAAAAGAACACCTTGTCAGCTGCACAAAACGTCATTGATAAGCAGATGCGTGTGGCCCAAGAAATTGCCGGGTTATTAGGTGAAACCACTGCCGAAACCAAAATCACCCTGATGAAATTGCAACAGATTGTTATTGGTGAAGAAGGTGACATAAAATAA
- a CDS encoding SpoIIE family protein phosphatase: MNSFVDIATNSINKFGEELCGDKVEIIKNEDSIIIVLSDGLGSGVKANILATMTSKIAATMLKEGASIEATVDTIVKTLPECKVRKLAYSTFSIIKIDESGQVYIVEYDNPSVLIYRNGLDYPIERKEKNIGTKTIKEGHFKLQKGDMISLISDGAIHAGVGALLNLGWQWDSVNEYLRDLNNVEKTANAIAGNFISVCNNLYDDHPGDDTTIVTVKVRDKEEVELFTGPPSDKTIDHWIVDNLVNSMGKKVICGGTTANIASRELKRDIIVDLDSYNKDVPPMAYMEGFDLITEGVLTLKAALEKLKTYSQQDFNNVDAHRLSGNDGATQLANLLINHCTHLNLWVGKAVNPAHQNPNLPMNLNIKLQIVKELIKTLQGLGKEVQVTYL; this comes from the coding sequence ATGAACTCTTTTGTAGACATTGCTACAAATAGCATCAATAAATTTGGTGAAGAATTGTGCGGAGATAAAGTTGAAATAATTAAAAACGAAGATAGCATTATTATTGTTTTATCCGATGGATTAGGTAGTGGCGTCAAAGCCAATATATTAGCAACCATGACATCTAAAATAGCTGCTACAATGCTCAAGGAAGGTGCTAGTATTGAAGCCACTGTTGATACGATTGTCAAAACCCTCCCTGAATGTAAAGTACGAAAACTGGCTTACTCTACCTTTTCCATTATCAAAATTGATGAATCAGGTCAAGTTTATATCGTTGAATACGATAATCCATCTGTTTTGATTTACCGAAATGGTCTTGATTACCCCATTGAACGAAAAGAGAAGAATATAGGGACTAAGACCATCAAAGAGGGGCATTTTAAACTTCAAAAAGGTGATATGATCTCTCTCATAAGTGATGGTGCTATTCATGCAGGTGTTGGTGCTCTTCTCAACTTAGGTTGGCAATGGGACAGTGTCAACGAATATCTACGCGACCTAAATAATGTTGAAAAAACGGCTAATGCCATAGCTGGAAACTTTATAAGTGTATGCAATAATCTCTATGATGATCACCCTGGTGATGATACAACCATTGTCACTGTTAAAGTTCGTGATAAAGAAGAAGTGGAACTCTTCACAGGTCCTCCTTCAGATAAAACAATTGATCATTGGATCGTTGATAACCTGGTCAATTCAATGGGTAAAAAAGTTATCTGCGGAGGGACTACTGCTAATATCGCTTCTAGAGAATTGAAGCGGGATATCATTGTTGACTTAGATTCTTATAACAAGGATGTGCCACCAATGGCTTATATGGAAGGTTTCGACCTTATTACAGAAGGTGTATTAACCTTAAAAGCTGCCTTAGAAAAACTCAAAACTTATAGTCAACAAGATTTTAATAATGTGGATGCTCATCGTTTATCTGGGAATGATGGTGCAACTCAGTTAGCAAATTTACTCATTAATCATTGTACACACTTAAATCTATGGGTAGGTAAAGCTGTGAATCCAGCTCACCAAAATCCGAACCTACCTATGAATTTAAATATAAAACTGCAAATTGTCAAAGAACTCATTAAGACTTTACAGGGATTAGGTAAAGAAGTTCAAGTGACTTATCTTTAG
- a CDS encoding 4Fe-4S dicluster domain-containing protein — MRKFENYVQYTKYKVLKEVAHSTLQDSLEEDLLDIPEKIIPGPQAETRCCIYKERAIINERIKLAMKGDQTQPTHIEVIPLACDECPVDRYTVTEACRGCLAHKCKDVCPFGAISIVGQRAIIDPLKCRECGKCAEVCPFNAIAEVQRPCIRACEANAITYDSESKKASINEDHCVQCGACVFQCPFGAIMDQSYITNVIRLLKNKKDSDAKVYALIAPAISSQFTYARINQVVTGIKKLGFHSVIEVALGADLVAFHETKHLAKELPEKEWLTSSCCPAFVDYIEKNYPDYKDHISTAISPMIATARLVKKTDPRAKIVFIGPCIAKKMEQQKYAEDVDYVLTFEELQALLDAHQIAVEDCEDGLLDNASYFGRIFARSGGLSDAVTQAAKELKLDLTVTPVLGDGLKECDRHLKIATFNKLKGNFIEGMACKGGCICGPASLSHGPKDKNQVDKYGKLAMEKSITDSIRVLDINQVNLD; from the coding sequence ATGCGGAAATTTGAAAATTACGTTCAGTATACCAAGTATAAAGTACTTAAAGAAGTCGCACACTCCACTCTCCAGGATTCTTTAGAAGAAGATCTATTGGATATTCCTGAAAAAATAATTCCTGGACCTCAAGCTGAAACAAGATGTTGTATCTATAAAGAGAGGGCCATCATCAATGAGCGGATTAAACTAGCTATGAAAGGGGATCAAACTCAACCAACCCACATTGAGGTCATCCCTTTAGCCTGTGATGAATGCCCAGTTGATCGTTATACTGTAACAGAAGCATGTCGAGGCTGCTTAGCCCATAAATGCAAAGATGTATGCCCCTTTGGCGCTATATCTATTGTCGGTCAAAGAGCTATCATCGACCCTTTGAAATGTCGAGAATGTGGTAAATGTGCTGAAGTTTGCCCATTTAATGCTATTGCAGAAGTACAACGGCCTTGTATTCGTGCATGTGAAGCTAACGCTATTACTTATGATTCTGAAAGCAAGAAAGCTTCAATTAATGAAGATCATTGTGTGCAATGCGGTGCTTGTGTATTTCAGTGCCCATTTGGTGCTATCATGGATCAATCTTATATTACCAATGTCATACGCCTATTAAAAAATAAGAAGGATTCAGATGCTAAAGTATACGCTTTAATTGCACCTGCTATTTCCAGTCAATTCACTTATGCCAGAATAAACCAAGTAGTGACCGGTATCAAAAAGCTAGGCTTTCACAGTGTTATTGAAGTAGCTCTTGGTGCTGATTTAGTAGCCTTCCATGAAACAAAGCATTTAGCTAAAGAACTGCCCGAAAAGGAATGGCTAACAAGTTCCTGTTGTCCTGCATTTGTAGATTATATTGAAAAAAATTATCCTGATTATAAAGATCATATATCCACTGCTATTTCTCCTATGATAGCAACTGCAAGACTGGTAAAAAAAACAGATCCACGAGCCAAAATTGTTTTTATCGGCCCTTGTATCGCTAAAAAAATGGAGCAGCAGAAATATGCTGAAGATGTGGACTATGTCTTAACCTTTGAAGAACTCCAAGCATTATTGGATGCCCATCAGATAGCAGTTGAAGATTGCGAAGATGGTCTTCTCGATAACGCTTCCTATTTCGGTCGTATTTTTGCAAGATCAGGGGGACTATCCGATGCAGTAACCCAAGCTGCAAAGGAGCTTAAGTTAGACTTGACAGTAACCCCTGTACTAGGTGACGGTCTAAAAGAATGCGATCGACACTTGAAGATAGCTACCTTCAATAAACTTAAAGGTAATTTTATAGAAGGTATGGCTTGTAAAGGTGGTTGTATCTGTGGTCCTGCTTCACTCTCCCATGGACCAAAGGATAAAAACCAAGTCGATAAGTATGGCAAATTAGCCATGGAAAAAAGTATAACGGATTCCATACGTGTCTTGGACATTAATCAAGTTAACCTCGATTAG
- a CDS encoding CehA/McbA family metallohydrolase: MNVSLKYKKTDTLAYYPFPFEVPKDTERIEIIVRNDSKINGIDISLESPEGFQGWSGGTLSQIIIASDFASEGYFPGIQEGQWQLLIGLAKLYEDNSIEAEIICHQPDTRWLAGDLHMHSIHSDGIYTVPEVMNHVKEAGLDFMALTDHNAMSGHHELSHNIGLIHIPGVELTSYYGHANVWNIEEPLKNVIFNNDDELTRIIKSLPATAMLSINHPFFKDTWKLSLNHPFTHIEVWNAFWDQGNYDCIQWWHDVLCEGRKLIAVGGSDAHGKHPDKWFGYPTTRVKSDSLTKEGILEGLREGKVCICYSPKSPYLEFIKNSEKVSILIHQFSPCKLRLFTDKGLLSEEILMESSVHDYTFEGYRFIRGELWQLEENIPFAISNPLWF; encoded by the coding sequence ATGAATGTTTCATTGAAGTATAAAAAAACGGATACACTTGCTTACTATCCTTTTCCATTCGAGGTACCAAAAGATACTGAGCGAATAGAAATAATCGTTAGAAATGACTCGAAGATCAATGGTATAGATATATCACTTGAGTCACCTGAAGGATTTCAGGGGTGGAGTGGTGGAACGTTGTCACAGATTATTATTGCTTCTGATTTTGCCTCAGAGGGTTATTTTCCAGGTATTCAGGAAGGACAATGGCAACTACTCATAGGTTTAGCTAAACTATATGAAGACAACAGTATAGAGGCGGAGATTATCTGTCATCAACCTGATACTCGGTGGTTAGCTGGTGATCTACATATGCACAGCATCCATAGTGATGGTATATATACAGTACCTGAAGTAATGAATCATGTTAAAGAAGCTGGATTAGATTTTATGGCACTTACAGATCATAATGCTATGAGCGGTCACCATGAACTTTCACATAATATTGGACTTATTCATATACCTGGAGTAGAGTTAACTTCCTACTATGGTCATGCTAATGTATGGAACATTGAGGAGCCTTTAAAGAATGTCATTTTTAATAATGACGATGAATTGACACGTATTATTAAATCTCTACCTGCTACTGCGATGTTATCTATTAATCATCCTTTTTTTAAAGATACTTGGAAGTTATCTTTAAACCACCCATTTACACATATTGAGGTATGGAATGCTTTTTGGGATCAAGGGAACTACGACTGCATTCAATGGTGGCACGATGTCCTATGTGAAGGGCGAAAGCTTATTGCTGTTGGAGGAAGTGATGCCCATGGTAAGCACCCAGATAAATGGTTTGGTTATCCAACCACACGTGTTAAGTCAGATTCTCTTACAAAAGAAGGTATTCTAGAAGGACTTAGGGAAGGTAAAGTATGCATTTGCTATTCTCCGAAATCACCATATCTGGAATTTATAAAAAATAGTGAAAAGGTAAGTATTCTTATCCACCAATTTTCTCCCTGTAAATTACGTCTATTTACGGATAAAGGGCTCTTAAGTGAAGAAATATTAATGGAATCATCTGTGCATGATTATACTTTTGAAGGATACCGATTTATACGAGGGGAACTTTGGCAACTTGAAGAAAACATACCATTTGCAATCTCCAATCCACTATGGTTTTAG
- a CDS encoding carbohydrate ABC transporter permease, protein MNIQSQIDRTKGRQIFEIVNILFLFLVVASMVIPLLNTFALSFSSDMGSMSPTIVLWPKEFSIEGYVTLFEQVKIAKPIINNIVVTIAGTFLHVSLCTLTGYALSKEDFGAKRFFVAFILITMMVPLQNIMIPLYLLYKQLHLINSLWAIIVTNMITGYTVMLMKNFFESIPKSLGEAAYIDGAKELDLLFRVYLPLAKPGLATVTLFQFVEKWNHFMESVIFISDPKKYTLQVALKGLVVDSDASSSATFITKNAQMAGVVIAIIPLLLIYPFLQRYFLSGLMLGSTKG, encoded by the coding sequence ATGAACATACAATCACAAATTGATCGAACCAAAGGGCGTCAAATTTTTGAGATAGTCAATATCTTGTTTTTATTTTTAGTGGTTGCTTCAATGGTTATTCCTTTACTGAATACATTTGCTCTATCTTTCTCATCTGATATGGGATCAATGAGTCCTACCATTGTATTATGGCCTAAGGAATTCAGTATAGAGGGTTACGTAACCTTATTTGAGCAAGTGAAGATCGCAAAACCCATTATTAACAATATCGTTGTTACTATAGCAGGTACTTTCCTGCATGTATCTTTATGTACCTTAACAGGATATGCATTGTCCAAAGAAGATTTTGGTGCAAAGCGATTCTTTGTAGCTTTCATACTCATTACCATGATGGTACCCTTACAAAACATAATGATTCCACTGTACTTATTATATAAGCAACTACACTTAATCAATAGTTTATGGGCTATCATCGTAACCAACATGATTACAGGGTATACGGTAATGTTAATGAAAAATTTCTTTGAGAGTATTCCTAAGTCTTTAGGTGAAGCGGCATATATCGATGGAGCCAAAGAATTAGATTTGCTTTTTAGAGTTTATTTACCATTAGCAAAGCCTGGTCTAGCTACAGTAACACTTTTTCAATTCGTTGAAAAATGGAATCACTTCATGGAATCCGTAATTTTCATAAGTGATCCTAAGAAGTATACTCTGCAAGTAGCTTTAAAAGGTCTAGTTGTAGATAGCGATGCTTCATCATCAGCAACTTTCATAACAAAGAATGCTCAAATGGCAGGTGTTGTTATCGCCATTATACCTTTATTACTGATATATCCCTTTTTACAAAGATATTTCTTATCCGGTTTGATGTTAGGATCAACAAAGGGTTGA
- a CDS encoding ABC transporter permease subunit, with product MTHIDLKVKESKKISFWGSVISDFKRNQSIYALLIPAFIFCILFYYYPLFRGFIISIQDYALIGESSWAGLTHYKEILTDMDFWRSLKNTLVIGGGNLFFGFIIQVLLALLLNEVMQNKLKRFVQTIIYTPNLFSWVAISGIFISILAPDIGMVNMALKQMGLDTINFMTSEKWITAIFWFLNTWKTAGYGCIIYLAALTNIDPCLYEAARIDGAGRLKQVLHITIPGLYPTMKVVLMLNLIASLRMFSQSFILTNPSVVDKTEVVMTYTYKLGLQNFRMDYASAVAVVMLGIIGVLTLFYQFVVKKTER from the coding sequence ATGACTCACATAGATTTAAAAGTAAAAGAATCTAAGAAGATATCTTTTTGGGGTTCCGTAATTAGTGATTTTAAACGCAATCAAAGTATTTATGCCTTATTAATACCCGCTTTCATATTTTGTATTCTATTTTATTATTATCCACTATTCAGGGGCTTTATCATCAGTATTCAAGATTATGCTTTGATTGGGGAGAGTTCTTGGGCAGGGTTAACCCACTATAAAGAAATTTTAACAGACATGGATTTTTGGAGATCTTTAAAGAATACTTTAGTTATTGGTGGAGGAAACTTGTTTTTTGGTTTTATTATTCAAGTTCTTTTAGCATTACTCCTTAATGAAGTCATGCAAAATAAGTTAAAACGCTTTGTTCAAACAATTATCTATACTCCAAATCTATTTTCTTGGGTAGCCATTAGTGGTATCTTTATCAGTATATTGGCTCCTGATATCGGTATGGTCAACATGGCTTTAAAACAAATGGGATTAGACACCATCAATTTCATGACAAGTGAAAAATGGATCACAGCCATATTTTGGTTTCTAAATACCTGGAAGACAGCAGGATACGGTTGTATCATTTATTTAGCTGCGTTAACGAATATTGATCCTTGTTTATACGAGGCGGCGAGAATTGATGGAGCGGGGCGACTAAAGCAAGTTTTGCATATCACCATACCGGGATTATATCCAACAATGAAGGTCGTATTAATGCTTAACTTAATTGCATCCTTACGTATGTTTAGTCAATCCTTTATTTTAACGAACCCATCTGTTGTTGATAAAACAGAAGTTGTCATGACTTATACCTATAAATTAGGTTTACAAAACTTTAGGATGGACTATGCATCAGCTGTAGCTGTGGTCATGCTTGGTATTATCGGTGTATTAACATTGTTTTATCAATTCGTAGTCAAAAAGACTGAAAGATAG
- a CDS encoding extracellular solute-binding protein, which yields MGGYMKKFLALCMVTILTLGIVGCGADEAAKSENEGKQENKQTAEGTKNESEEVKEEPKQERPVKMLTAVVGGNDPDEMELWNQEAERLSGIQLEAVRVAGDEYDTKITTTLAAGEEIDILYMNTDIFEKLLPLNAFEPLTSRIEESEVLGNPEIIDPKEWERIRRDDGEIYAVFNKYEGGRLPLVRKDWLDQLGLDEPQDLDGYYDMLRAFTFNDPDGNGQDDTYGFTLKKTYDIQPFMGTKGLVDGYDVDENGQLFVPYATEEAIEVYDWLARLYAEGIMDPNFPTNGSSDCREMILTGRAGLMVYWDNWTGLFNDKALAEDPNTSFEIYGLEPPKGANGEGSITTGQDGLFTLLNYSDNKDWAFKFLEFYHTYEGNILSTLGIEGHDYTVEDGKYVLTEIGEQHSMDHGVVVAKSSQWVNPVKIPKNYEQSRDVVLNYGQPELINANSKAAEEIVDKFIIKAILGEITGEEAVASMQKELKGKGLID from the coding sequence ATGGGAGGTTATATGAAGAAATTTTTAGCTCTATGTATGGTTACTATACTTACATTAGGAATAGTAGGATGTGGAGCAGATGAAGCAGCAAAATCAGAGAATGAAGGAAAACAAGAAAACAAACAGACGGCAGAAGGTACAAAAAATGAATCAGAAGAAGTAAAAGAAGAACCAAAGCAGGAGAGACCTGTTAAAATGCTTACAGCTGTAGTTGGTGGTAATGACCCAGATGAGATGGAACTTTGGAATCAAGAAGCTGAAAGATTATCTGGTATTCAATTGGAAGCGGTTCGTGTAGCTGGTGATGAATACGATACGAAGATAACAACAACATTAGCTGCTGGTGAAGAAATCGATATTCTTTATATGAATACCGATATATTTGAAAAATTATTACCTCTTAACGCATTTGAACCTTTAACAAGCCGCATTGAAGAGTCTGAAGTTTTAGGTAATCCGGAAATAATTGATCCAAAAGAATGGGAGCGTATTCGTCGTGATGATGGTGAAATTTATGCTGTTTTCAATAAATATGAAGGTGGACGCTTACCATTAGTTCGAAAAGATTGGTTAGATCAATTAGGATTGGATGAACCTCAGGACTTAGACGGATATTATGACATGCTAAGAGCATTTACGTTCAACGATCCTGATGGTAATGGGCAAGATGATACTTATGGATTTACATTGAAAAAAACCTATGATATCCAGCCTTTCATGGGAACAAAAGGCCTAGTGGATGGTTATGATGTAGATGAAAATGGTCAGCTGTTTGTTCCATATGCAACAGAGGAGGCCATTGAGGTTTACGATTGGTTAGCAAGATTATATGCTGAAGGTATTATGGATCCTAACTTCCCAACAAATGGTAGTTCGGACTGTAGAGAAATGATATTAACAGGACGTGCTGGTTTAATGGTTTACTGGGATAACTGGACTGGTTTATTCAATGATAAGGCATTAGCAGAAGATCCTAATACATCTTTCGAAATATATGGTTTAGAGCCTCCTAAAGGAGCAAATGGTGAAGGAAGTATAACAACTGGTCAAGATGGGCTATTCACTCTATTAAACTACAGTGATAATAAAGATTGGGCTTTTAAATTCTTAGAGTTCTATCATACTTATGAAGGAAATATTCTAAGTACTTTAGGTATAGAAGGTCATGATTATACTGTTGAAGATGGTAAGTACGTATTAACAGAGATTGGTGAACAACATAGTATGGACCATGGTGTTGTAGTAGCAAAATCTTCACAATGGGTTAACCCAGTGAAGATCCCTAAAAATTATGAACAATCTAGAGACGTAGTATTAAATTACGGTCAACCAGAACTGATTAATGCAAACAGTAAAGCAGCTGAAGAAATCGTTGATAAATTTATCATTAAAGCTATTCTAGGTGAAATTACAGGAGAAGAAGCTGTTGCTAGTATGCAAAAAGAACTAAAGGGAAAAGGACTTATTGATTAG